In Phreatobacter cathodiphilus, the genomic window CTATCTGCGCGAGGTGCTGAAGCTGGAGCCCGGCGCCCGCGTCGCCCTGCAGACGCCCAACGCCCTGGCCTTCCCGATCGTCGCCTTCGGCGTGTTCAAGGCCGGCTGCGTCCTCATCAACATCAATCCACTCTACACGGCGGAGGAGATGGGCAACGTCTTCGCTGACGGCGATCCCGACCTGCTCGTCATCATCGACATGTTCGCCGACAAGCTGCCTGCCGCCTTCTCGCGGCACAAGGTGCGCAACGTCGTCGTCTCCTCGATCACCGACTTCATGCCCTGGCTGCAGGGCACGCTGGTCGGCCTGGTACAGAAGTACAAGGACAAGTCGGTGAAGCCGGTGCCGGTGGAACACACCACCTTCCGCGCCGCCCTCGCCGCGGGCGAGAGCCGCAAGGCGGGCGTCAAGGTCTCCGCCTATGCCGAGACCGTCGGGCTCGATACGCTCGCGGTGCTGCAATATACGGGCGGCACGACCGGCGTCTCCAAGGGCGCCATGCTGACCCACGGCAACCTCGTCATGAACATGGCGCAGTCGCTGGAAATGGTCGCGTCGAACATGGTGCGGGGCGAGGAGACCATCCTCACGGCGCTGCCGCTCTACCATATCTTCGCCTTCACGGTGAACATGCTCGGTTACTGGGTGTTGGGCGCCCACAACGTACTGGTGCCCAATCCGCGGCCGCTGACCAACCTGCAGAAGGCCTTCGAGAAGTTTCCGATCTCGACGATGACCGGCGTCAATACGCTGTTCAACGGCCTCAACAACGAGCCCTGGTTCCGCGACAACCCGCCCAAGACCCTGAAGAGCTCCTGCGCCGGCGGCATGGCGCTGCAGGACGCCGTCGCCAAGCGCTGGCGCGAGGTCACCGGCACGCCGGTGGTCGAGGGCTACGGCCTCACCGAGTCCTCCCCCGTGCTCACCTTCAATCCGCTCGATGCGGTGAAGGAGGGCACGATCGGCGTTCCCGTCCCCTCCACCGACATCAAATGCGTCGACGACGAGGGCAAGGAAGTGCCGGCCGGCCAGCCGGGTGAGCTCATCGCCCGCGGACCCCAGATCATGGCCGGCTACTGGCGCAAGCCCGAGGAGACCGCCCGCACCGTGCGCGACGGCTGGCTCTACACGGGCGACATCGCCATCCAGGACGAGGACGGCTATTTCAGCATCGTCGACCGCAAGAAGGACATGGTGCTGGTCTCCGGCTTCAACGTCTTCCCCAATGAGGTCGAGGACACGCTGGCCAAGCACCCCGCCATCCTCGAGGTCGCGGTTGTCGGCGTGCCCGACGGCGCGGCGGGCGAGGCGGTGAAGGCCTTCGTCGTGAAGAAGCCGGGCGCCGAGGTGACGGTCGACGAGATCCGCGCCTTCTGCAAGGAGCACCTGACCGGCTACAAGGTGCCGAAGCTCGTGGAGTTCCGCAGCGAACTGCCGAAGTCCAATGTCGGCAAGATCCTGCGCAAGGACCTGCGCGCCGAGGAAATGGCCCGGGCGCCCAAGGCCTGAGCCATGTCGTCCTGCGACGGCGGTCGCCCGTGGCGGCCGCCTTTCCCTGACGCCGGGGTCACGCTAGCCTCCGGCGGTCCGAGAGGCGTGCCATGAGCGATCACGATCACCACGACCATCACCATCACGACCATCACCACGACCACAGCGAGCTCTCGCCCATGGACGCCCGGGTCCGGGCGCTGGAGACCATCCTGGTCGAGAAGGGCTATGTCGATCCGGCCGCCCTCGACGTGCTGATCGAGACCTATGAGACGAAGGTCGGCCCGCACAACGGCGCCCGCGTGGTGGCGAAGAGCTGGGTCGATCCGGCCTATCGTGCGCGCCTGATGGCGGATGCCACCGCCGCCGTCGCCGAACTCGGCTATGCCGGCCGCCAGGGCGAGC contains:
- a CDS encoding AMP-binding protein, with protein sequence MTHVDSAPARPWTKFYSVGMRHTIDEAPHPNLAAMVRSVARTYGAKTAFSLCLPNGMGGSLSYADIDRLSDDFAVYLREVLKLEPGARVALQTPNALAFPIVAFGVFKAGCVLININPLYTAEEMGNVFADGDPDLLVIIDMFADKLPAAFSRHKVRNVVVSSITDFMPWLQGTLVGLVQKYKDKSVKPVPVEHTTFRAALAAGESRKAGVKVSAYAETVGLDTLAVLQYTGGTTGVSKGAMLTHGNLVMNMAQSLEMVASNMVRGEETILTALPLYHIFAFTVNMLGYWVLGAHNVLVPNPRPLTNLQKAFEKFPISTMTGVNTLFNGLNNEPWFRDNPPKTLKSSCAGGMALQDAVAKRWREVTGTPVVEGYGLTESSPVLTFNPLDAVKEGTIGVPVPSTDIKCVDDEGKEVPAGQPGELIARGPQIMAGYWRKPEETARTVRDGWLYTGDIAIQDEDGYFSIVDRKKDMVLVSGFNVFPNEVEDTLAKHPAILEVAVVGVPDGAAGEAVKAFVVKKPGAEVTVDEIRAFCKEHLTGYKVPKLVEFRSELPKSNVGKILRKDLRAEEMARAPKA